Below is a window of Sulfurisphaera ohwakuensis DNA.
CTCTTTCGATCCAGATATAGAAAAATGGATAGCTAAGGCCAAATTAATTATAACACATCAAGGTAAGACAGCAATGGAAGCTGTAGTAATGTATAAGAAACCCACAATTATAGTTTACAACAAATCTTGGATTTATGCTGCTACAAAAGAAGATAGTAAACTTTATGCTGAAATACTAGGAGCAACATTCTTAGATGACCCATCTAGCTGGGATTCAGATGATGTTTTACTTAAAGCGATTGAGAAAGCTCATAAACCTAAGGATTATGAAATTGGCACGCAAAAGTTGGTAGATTTAATTTTAAGTGATCTAACTAGAAACTAATACTAGTGATGAGACGAGCGCACACCGATAAGATGAAGACGTCACTGCGTGCTGATAAGATAATTCAAAAACTTATTCAAGAATTTGAAAAGAATAAAGATCTCTTAAGACAAGCTGGATGGATTGTCAGTGATGCAAATTCATTTGAATGGTGGGATGGATTAAAGACCGCTGATGAAATTTTAATTTCATCCATACTAGTACAAATGACTAAGTGGGAAATAGTTAAAAAAATAATTGAAAGATTAAGGCAAACAGGTTTAAATAAACTAGATAAATTGGCTAATTTATCAGAAGAAGAAATTGAAGAACTTATTAAAGGAGTTAATTTTTATAAGACTAAGGCTAAAAGGCTAAAGAAATTAGCCATTATAGTTAAAGAGAAAGGACTAGAAAATATAGTTAAGAATGAAAAAAGTTTGAAAGAAATTGAAGGAATAGGAGACGAGACTGCAGAATCTTTACAACTTTTTGTAGCTAATCTTCCTGTATTTCCAAGATCCGAATATGCTTCTAGGATTTTAAGCAGAATTTTAGGTGAAAAAATAAGCAAAAAAGAAGCTAAAATTTTGGCTGAGAGTTATTTAAAATATGATGTATATAAACTTAAACTTTTTCATGCTGGAATAGTTACCATTGGTAAAATTTTTTGTTTAAGTAAACCTAAGTGCAATAGTTG
It encodes the following:
- a CDS encoding endonuclease III domain-containing protein gives rise to the protein MKTSLRADKIIQKLIQEFEKNKDLLRQAGWIVSDANSFEWWDGLKTADEILISSILVQMTKWEIVKKIIERLRQTGLNKLDKLANLSEEEIEELIKGVNFYKTKAKRLKKLAIIVKEKGLENIVKNEKSLKEIEGIGDETAESLQLFVANLPVFPRSEYASRILSRILGEKISKKEAKILAESYLKYDVYKLKLFHAGIVTIGKIFCLSKPKCNSCIFKDLCAYYKHVVKS